A genome region from Fervidobacterium changbaicum includes the following:
- the atpB gene encoding F0F1 ATP synthase subunit A: MSKKAKIQLIIFLVIYTVVGLLNAKLMTAPPSEALKNIANRWIVQFGPKDAWYYRINPMTVIMSVAVVAIIIAFAKSVHKEFKLIPNRKQAFAESLMDFLYEIVESSVPNEKYARTVFKISMTLFLYIAVSNLIGGFIPGVSVDVSIAENGTRAVKFVLFNDTWFPPTGDLNTNLTYAVMVFIISQYFAIKTKGVKGWLKGFLEPVAFMLPMNIVGELAKPLSHAMRLFGNITGGGILVLVISYLVKYMFLPPFLWAYFGIFSGLIQAFVFSTLAIAYMSSQIEG; the protein is encoded by the coding sequence ATGAGTAAGAAGGCGAAAATTCAGCTGATTATTTTCTTGGTAATCTACACTGTCGTGGGACTCTTAAATGCCAAGTTAATGACCGCTCCACCCTCAGAAGCGCTTAAAAATATAGCAAATCGCTGGATCGTTCAGTTTGGTCCTAAAGATGCTTGGTATTACCGAATTAACCCGATGACTGTAATCATGTCTGTTGCTGTAGTTGCCATCATAATTGCCTTTGCAAAGTCCGTTCACAAGGAATTTAAACTTATTCCCAATAGAAAGCAGGCGTTTGCCGAATCCCTCATGGATTTTCTATACGAGATTGTGGAAAGTAGCGTTCCTAATGAAAAGTATGCAAGAACGGTTTTCAAAATCTCTATGACTTTGTTTTTGTACATTGCCGTTTCAAATCTTATTGGAGGATTTATTCCCGGAGTTTCTGTAGATGTATCGATAGCTGAAAATGGAACAAGGGCTGTCAAGTTTGTTTTATTCAACGATACATGGTTCCCACCAACAGGGGATTTAAACACGAATCTTACGTATGCAGTTATGGTTTTCATCATTAGTCAGTATTTTGCCATAAAGACAAAGGGTGTTAAAGGCTGGCTGAAGGGATTCCTTGAACCCGTTGCCTTTATGCTTCCGATGAACATCGTGGGTGAGCTTGCAAAACCGCTTTCTCATGCGATGCGTCTTTTTGGTAACATAACAGGTGGAGGTATACTGGTACTCGTTATCAGTTATCTTGTAAAGTATATGTTCCTACCACCATTTCTGTGGGCATATTTCGGAATATTCTCTGGCTTAATTCAAGCTTTTGTTTTCTCCACGTTAGCAATTGCTTACATGTCTTCTCAGATCGAAGGTTAG
- the atpA gene encoding F0F1 ATP synthase subunit alpha, with translation MRLNPGEIVRVLESKIAEYQEEIKLEDVGKVIQVGDGIARVYGLNNVMANEMVEFVETGTKGLAFNLEEDNVGIIILGDYKEIKEGHTVRRLNRIMEIPVGEGLLGRVVNPLGEPLDGLGPIEYKETRPVEFKAPGVIYRKPVDTPLQTGLKVIDSLIPIGRGQRELIIGDRQTGKTAIAIDTIINQKGKGVYCIYVAIGQKASAVARIVEKLRQTGAMEYTTVVVAASSDPATLQYLAPYAGCAMGEYFMFNGKDALVVYDDLSKHAVAYRQISLLLRRPPGREAYPGDVFYLHSRLLERAARLNEDYGGGSLTALPIIETQANDISAYIPTNVISITDGQIYLEPNLFYAGQRPAVNIGLSVSRVGGAAQIKAMKQVAGSLKLDLAQYRELETFAQFATELDPATQAQITRGQRLMELMKQPQYSPMEVEEQVVVLFAGVNGYLDDLPLSAVRPFEDGFLKFVKEKYKEILDEIRTTKQISKELEEKLHSIVKEFKEEFVKVYGK, from the coding sequence TTGAGATTAAACCCTGGAGAGATTGTTAGAGTATTGGAAAGTAAAATAGCAGAATATCAAGAAGAGATAAAGCTTGAAGATGTTGGAAAGGTTATACAAGTCGGAGATGGCATAGCAAGAGTTTATGGATTGAACAACGTAATGGCCAACGAAATGGTTGAATTTGTAGAAACCGGTACCAAAGGATTGGCTTTCAACCTGGAAGAAGATAACGTTGGTATCATTATACTCGGTGATTACAAAGAGATAAAAGAAGGTCATACGGTTCGAAGGCTTAATAGAATCATGGAAATTCCTGTTGGAGAAGGGCTCCTTGGTCGTGTCGTCAATCCTCTTGGAGAACCGCTCGATGGACTTGGCCCCATTGAGTACAAAGAAACAAGACCTGTGGAATTTAAGGCGCCTGGTGTTATTTATAGGAAACCTGTCGATACGCCACTTCAAACAGGTCTCAAAGTTATAGATTCTTTGATACCCATTGGAAGAGGGCAAAGGGAACTAATAATCGGAGATAGGCAGACAGGTAAGACAGCTATAGCAATAGATACAATTATCAACCAAAAAGGTAAAGGAGTATATTGTATCTACGTTGCAATAGGGCAAAAAGCCTCTGCAGTGGCAAGAATAGTCGAAAAGCTCAGGCAAACAGGTGCTATGGAATACACAACCGTTGTTGTTGCGGCTTCGTCTGACCCTGCAACATTACAGTACCTTGCACCGTACGCCGGTTGTGCAATGGGCGAATACTTTATGTTCAATGGGAAGGACGCGCTCGTAGTTTACGACGACCTGTCGAAGCACGCGGTTGCTTACAGGCAAATTTCGTTGCTTTTGAGAAGGCCACCTGGAAGGGAAGCCTACCCTGGTGATGTGTTCTACTTGCACTCAAGATTACTTGAACGTGCGGCAAGGTTGAATGAGGATTACGGAGGCGGTTCTCTGACCGCTCTTCCAATAATTGAGACGCAGGCAAACGATATTTCTGCTTATATTCCAACAAACGTTATTTCCATCACAGATGGTCAGATATACCTTGAACCTAACCTGTTTTATGCAGGACAAAGACCTGCCGTTAACATAGGTCTGTCAGTTTCTCGTGTCGGTGGAGCTGCGCAAATCAAAGCAATGAAGCAAGTCGCAGGTTCTTTGAAGCTCGATTTGGCGCAGTACCGCGAGCTTGAAACATTTGCTCAGTTTGCAACCGAGCTTGATCCAGCTACGCAAGCACAAATAACAAGAGGTCAGAGATTGATGGAGCTCATGAAACAACCGCAATACAGCCCTATGGAAGTTGAAGAGCAAGTGGTGGTACTATTTGCAGGTGTTAATGGCTATCTCGACGACCTGCCGCTATCTGCGGTCCGTCCATTCGAAGATGGATTCTTGAAATTTGTAAAGGAAAAGTACAAAGAAATATTGGACGAAATAAGGACGACAAAGCAGATTTCAAAAGAATTGGAAGAGAAACTGCATAGCATAGTCAAGGAGTTCAAAGAAGAGTTTGTAAAAGTTTACGGGAAGTGA
- a CDS encoding AtpZ/AtpI family protein, whose amino-acid sequence MSGDVYKHKKSGTAKGLGKELTKLNLISGLGFTIIANVLVGYLLGAFLDGLFSTTKIFKIIFIVLGTLSGVYNGITYIIKELERYDKIEKQKTEDLAISKDQEKSKDDGKQNDE is encoded by the coding sequence TTGTCTGGAGATGTTTATAAACACAAGAAGTCTGGTACGGCAAAAGGTCTTGGCAAAGAGCTTACAAAACTGAACCTTATCTCGGGATTGGGATTCACAATAATAGCGAACGTCTTGGTTGGTTACCTTCTTGGGGCTTTTTTAGATGGCCTATTTTCCACAACGAAGATTTTTAAGATTATCTTCATTGTGCTTGGAACATTATCAGGTGTATACAACGGGATAACCTATATTATCAAAGAGCTCGAAAGATATGATAAAATTGAGAAACAAAAGACTGAGGACTTGGCTATATCAAAGGATCAAGAAAAGAGTAAAGACGATGGCAAACAAAACGATGAATAG
- a CDS encoding F0F1 ATP synthase subunit delta — protein sequence MMYSAIASKYAMALYNVSKVNNKTEEYKENLKVFTQIYDYMSVFLNNQAIKPENRAQVVCQIMNELGLTVDHVFSRFVYLLIANKRLKYIKQIATFFDYTMLEDKGLIPVNLTAAIELTGEEERLLADFVRRYTGREPVFSMAVNEDLIAGVVMEFAGKRFDASIKGRLENLARNVLRREG from the coding sequence ATGATGTACTCGGCTATAGCGAGTAAATATGCAATGGCTTTGTATAACGTTTCAAAAGTTAATAACAAAACGGAAGAATACAAGGAAAACTTGAAAGTTTTTACACAAATATACGACTACATGTCTGTCTTTCTAAACAATCAGGCGATAAAACCGGAAAACCGTGCACAAGTCGTCTGCCAAATAATGAACGAGCTTGGATTAACAGTAGATCATGTTTTTAGCCGTTTCGTTTACCTTCTAATTGCTAACAAGAGACTTAAGTACATCAAACAAATTGCTACATTTTTCGATTACACCATGCTTGAAGACAAAGGCTTGATACCTGTCAATTTGACAGCAGCTATCGAACTCACGGGTGAAGAAGAAAGATTGCTGGCCGACTTTGTTAGAAGATACACAGGTAGAGAACCTGTTTTCAGCATGGCCGTAAACGAAGATTTGATTGCAGGGGTTGTTATGGAATTTGCTGGTAAAAGGTTTGACGCAAGCATCAAAGGAAGACTTGAGAACTTGGCCCGCAACGTGCTGAGAAGAGAGGGGTGA
- the atpD gene encoding F0F1 ATP synthase subunit beta, with protein sequence MSKKSVGKIVRIIGPVVDVKFQEGDLPDIYDALVVINPQTGKKLILEVEQLIGDNIVRTVAMDSTDGLVRGLEVENTGEPIKAPVGRGVLGRMFNVIGEPIDEQGELKDIEYWPIHRPAPSMTEQKTEIEILETGLKVIDLLAPFPKGGKIGFFGGAGVGKTVLVMEMIRNIAIEHHGFSIFAGVGERTREGNDLYLEMTEAGVLNNTVLVFGQMNEPPGARFRVALTALTIAEYFRDVEGRDVLLFIDNIFRFVQAGSEVSALLGRMPSAVGYQPTLSTDMGELQERITSTKKGSITSVQAIYVPADDITDPAPATTFTHLDATIVLSRQLAALGLYPAVDPLDSTSKILDPNIVGKEHYEVARGVQEVLQRYKDLQDIIAILGMEELSEEDKLIVQRARKIQRFLTQPTHVAERFSGIPGVYVPIKETIRGFKEILEGRYDDLPEAAFYMVGTIDEAVEKAKKLMKSAVI encoded by the coding sequence GTGTCCAAAAAGTCCGTAGGTAAGATTGTAAGAATAATAGGACCTGTTGTGGACGTGAAATTTCAAGAAGGAGATTTACCAGACATATATGATGCGCTCGTTGTAATAAACCCGCAAACAGGCAAGAAACTTATTCTTGAAGTTGAACAACTCATAGGTGACAACATCGTTAGGACCGTTGCTATGGACAGCACAGATGGTTTAGTTCGTGGGTTAGAAGTAGAGAACACTGGCGAACCAATCAAAGCTCCTGTTGGCCGTGGAGTTTTGGGAAGAATGTTTAACGTTATAGGTGAACCCATCGACGAGCAGGGTGAATTGAAGGACATAGAATATTGGCCAATTCACAGGCCTGCGCCGAGTATGACAGAACAAAAAACTGAGATAGAGATTCTCGAAACAGGTTTGAAGGTTATAGACCTGCTTGCCCCATTCCCAAAAGGGGGTAAGATCGGATTCTTCGGCGGTGCAGGTGTCGGAAAAACCGTTCTTGTTATGGAAATGATCCGAAACATAGCGATCGAGCACCATGGATTTTCCATATTTGCAGGTGTTGGAGAAAGGACAAGGGAAGGAAACGACCTTTACCTTGAAATGACAGAAGCAGGGGTTTTAAACAACACAGTTCTTGTCTTCGGCCAGATGAATGAACCACCTGGAGCGAGGTTTAGGGTTGCACTAACTGCATTGACAATAGCTGAATATTTCAGAGACGTGGAAGGTAGAGATGTGTTACTTTTCATAGATAACATATTCAGGTTTGTCCAGGCTGGTAGCGAAGTTTCAGCCTTACTTGGAAGAATGCCATCAGCCGTTGGTTATCAACCAACACTCTCAACTGATATGGGTGAACTCCAAGAACGAATAACATCAACTAAGAAAGGATCTATTACATCTGTTCAAGCTATTTACGTTCCTGCTGACGATATCACGGATCCGGCGCCTGCCACAACATTTACACATCTTGACGCTACAATCGTTCTTTCAAGGCAACTCGCAGCGCTTGGTCTATACCCGGCTGTTGACCCACTTGACTCCACTTCTAAAATTCTTGATCCAAACATCGTTGGTAAAGAGCATTATGAAGTTGCACGTGGTGTTCAGGAAGTGCTGCAGAGGTACAAAGATTTGCAAGACATAATTGCTATACTCGGTATGGAAGAACTTTCTGAAGAAGATAAATTGATAGTTCAAAGGGCGAGAAAGATCCAGAGATTCCTCACACAGCCAACACACGTTGCAGAAAGGTTCTCTGGAATCCCAGGGGTCTATGTTCCAATAAAAGAAACAATAAGGGGTTTCAAAGAAATATTGGAAGGTAGATACGATGACTTACCAGAAGCTGCATTCTATATGGTTGGAACAATAGATGAGGCTGTTGAAAAAGCGAAAAAACTTATGAAGTCAGCTGTTATTTAA
- the atpF gene encoding F0F1 ATP synthase subunit B — translation MDLFEINLTSAVQLLSFLFLLWMLNKLLYKPFFSMMDKRREKIEGDLAEAEQLRKSADAMKKQAEEELKAARQKAEQIIAAAEREAEKIVDEAKQRAQKEAEKVIINAQAEIERQKQEAISQVQSIATELAISLAMKVLKDVVDEKAKREYLMKIIREHEK, via the coding sequence ATGGATCTTTTTGAGATCAATTTAACCTCTGCTGTTCAACTTCTGAGCTTTTTGTTTTTGTTGTGGATGTTGAACAAGCTTCTTTACAAGCCTTTCTTTTCCATGATGGATAAACGGAGAGAAAAAATAGAGGGTGACCTGGCTGAAGCCGAACAGCTCCGTAAAAGCGCTGATGCAATGAAAAAGCAAGCAGAAGAGGAACTCAAAGCTGCACGGCAAAAGGCAGAACAAATCATAGCTGCAGCAGAGAGGGAAGCGGAAAAGATTGTCGATGAAGCTAAACAAAGAGCTCAAAAAGAAGCTGAAAAGGTTATAATAAATGCACAAGCAGAAATAGAAAGGCAAAAGCAAGAAGCTATCTCCCAAGTCCAATCCATTGCAACGGAACTTGCTATTAGCCTTGCGATGAAGGTACTCAAGGATGTCGTTGATGAAAAGGCAAAAAGAGAATACCTTATGAAAATCATAAGGGAGCATGAAAAATGA
- a CDS encoding F0F1 ATP synthase subunit C, giving the protein MEFSAELAKAIMVAGKAIGAGLAMGIGAIGPGVGEGSIGAHAMDAIARQPELTNVITTRMILADAIAETTGIYSLVIAFLILFAL; this is encoded by the coding sequence ATGGAATTTTCTGCAGAACTTGCAAAAGCGATTATGGTAGCGGGTAAAGCCATAGGTGCAGGGCTTGCTATGGGTATTGGTGCTATTGGTCCTGGTGTCGGTGAAGGTAGTATTGGTGCACACGCTATGGATGCTATTGCCAGACAGCCAGAGCTTACGAACGTCATAACAACGCGTATGATTCTCGCAGATGCTATTGCTGAAACAACAGGTATCTATTCCCTTGTTATTGCGTTCTTGATACTCTTCGCGTTGTGA
- the atpG gene encoding ATP synthase F1 subunit gamma yields MSRGKLLQIKRKINATQSLQKITKAMEMVSTARIKKVEKRLQMAREFLNETKKIAARVHFEVKHPFVTGNGKKVLIVIGTDMGLCGSFPTEIAKRAISLDKKENFDQLYIVGAKIAPVFRNNPKVVRIYEHVYETPTFDFTKTLVNDLLANGAGKVKVIYGRFKNKLAQVPDVYDLTPIQVETSSVSGSTEKGDRYEFEPSEESFQNALVEFYASSVLYSLAFETKISELYARQNAMRNATENAEEVVRILTIEYNKARQASITQELIEIVTGADALKEE; encoded by the coding sequence ATGAGCAGAGGTAAACTGCTTCAAATAAAAAGAAAAATCAACGCAACACAGTCACTCCAAAAGATAACAAAAGCCATGGAAATGGTCTCAACTGCCCGCATTAAGAAGGTCGAAAAAAGACTTCAGATGGCACGGGAGTTCCTCAATGAGACTAAAAAAATAGCCGCGCGTGTCCATTTTGAAGTCAAACATCCGTTCGTGACGGGAAACGGCAAAAAGGTCCTTATTGTCATAGGGACCGATATGGGATTGTGCGGTTCATTCCCAACTGAGATTGCAAAAAGGGCGATTTCACTCGATAAGAAGGAAAATTTCGATCAACTGTACATCGTCGGAGCAAAGATTGCGCCTGTTTTTAGAAATAATCCGAAAGTTGTTCGAATATACGAGCACGTATATGAAACACCAACCTTTGATTTCACTAAAACATTGGTTAACGACTTGCTAGCAAACGGCGCTGGAAAGGTAAAGGTCATATACGGAAGGTTTAAAAATAAATTAGCTCAGGTTCCAGACGTGTACGATTTGACACCTATACAGGTAGAAACAAGTTCAGTATCAGGATCAACTGAAAAAGGCGACAGGTACGAATTCGAGCCATCTGAAGAAAGTTTCCAAAACGCACTTGTTGAATTTTACGCTTCAAGTGTTTTGTATTCTTTAGCTTTTGAGACGAAAATTAGTGAGCTCTACGCACGCCAGAATGCTATGCGGAATGCTACCGAAAACGCCGAAGAAGTGGTCAGAATATTGACCATTGAATATAATAAGGCACGTCAAGCTTCAATTACTCAAGAGCTAATAGAAATAGTAACCGGTGCTGATGCATTGAAGGAAGAGTAA
- a CDS encoding F0F1 ATP synthase subunit epsilon — protein sequence MKIKIVTPYKIVEFDNAKLIVFKTVEGEMGVLDKRAPIITKLAISDVRIQTESGEEKLKVIDGFLHCDGSSTVVILTEEVGRPEEFDPHKFRKEE from the coding sequence ATGAAGATAAAAATAGTAACTCCGTATAAAATTGTTGAATTCGACAATGCCAAATTGATAGTTTTTAAAACTGTCGAAGGAGAGATGGGTGTTCTCGATAAGAGAGCACCCATTATTACAAAACTGGCAATATCTGATGTTCGTATTCAGACAGAAAGTGGCGAGGAGAAGCTCAAGGTTATCGATGGCTTTCTCCACTGTGATGGAAGCAGCACCGTTGTTATACTCACAGAGGAAGTTGGAAGACCTGAGGAGTTTGATCCTCACAAATTTCGAAAAGAGGAATAA
- the ruvX gene encoding Holliday junction resolvase RuvX, translated as MSFIVVDYGKSKSGYAVGSVFVSESGTLKTSELLRKIENFDTVVFGLPLSMSGNYSTQTFEVIKFALKVKDRGKRVLFVDERVTTKMAKTFEKKDDDRFSAEQLLLEYIQNPTSAVELRKHEVIEPRQISCDFALFIEVPFVEAFSVRQGIGFSKDLYIAYTLFKNGIFVYRVWRDFCQALESLEKLPESVIMNEEYRLLLSELDIEGLEKIVTLFKVVVK; from the coding sequence ATGTCATTTATAGTGGTTGACTATGGAAAAAGTAAATCTGGCTATGCAGTTGGAAGCGTGTTTGTATCAGAAAGTGGGACGCTGAAAACATCGGAATTATTAAGAAAAATCGAGAACTTCGATACTGTTGTTTTCGGCTTGCCTCTTTCTATGAGCGGAAATTATTCAACACAAACATTTGAAGTGATAAAGTTCGCGCTTAAAGTAAAAGACCGCGGCAAGCGCGTATTATTTGTAGATGAGAGGGTAACCACTAAAATGGCAAAAACTTTTGAGAAGAAGGACGACGATAGGTTTAGTGCGGAGCAATTACTCCTTGAGTATATCCAAAACCCTACAAGCGCTGTTGAATTAAGAAAACATGAAGTGATAGAACCAAGGCAAATTTCATGCGATTTTGCACTTTTTATAGAAGTTCCATTTGTCGAAGCGTTCTCAGTAAGGCAAGGCATAGGGTTTTCAAAAGATCTATACATCGCTTATACATTGTTCAAAAATGGTATTTTCGTATACAGAGTTTGGAGAGATTTTTGTCAAGCTCTTGAGTCGCTTGAAAAACTCCCAGAATCGGTTATAATGAATGAAGAATATAGACTACTTTTGTCAGAATTAGATATTGAAGGATTGGAAAAAATTGTCACTCTTTTCAAAGTCGTGGTAAAATAA
- a CDS encoding M24 family metallopeptidase — protein MRATNSKLEKVKERVFEKEVDAIVVINIENSNTVTTRYLSGFTGSFSALLITPRRHIIITDSRYWTQVKEESTFELVKYVPPRSFLDTVVELIKNLDLRKIAIEKERISASIFETLKDKLNDCEFEDISSLVVDVRSVKDEDEIEKIEVAVEIAQEAFKKMLEIAKPGIKEKELAAYLEYQMKLLGADDIAFDTIIASGYRGALPHGRASDKSIEKGEPVVVDWGARYKGYNSDLTRVFCVGEPSSNVKEVHRIVFEAQQKALDAIKAGVTGKEIDAIARNYIQEAGYGEYFGHGLGHGLGLEVHENPGLSFRWDKPLQPGQVVTVEPGIYLEGEFGIRIEEDVVVRENGCEILTSLPRELIII, from the coding sequence ATGAGAGCGACAAATTCAAAACTAGAGAAAGTAAAGGAACGCGTTTTTGAAAAGGAAGTAGACGCTATAGTTGTTATTAATATCGAAAACTCTAATACTGTTACTACTAGATATCTGTCCGGTTTTACGGGAAGTTTTTCTGCACTTTTGATTACGCCAAGAAGGCATATAATTATAACTGACTCAAGGTACTGGACACAAGTCAAGGAAGAAAGCACCTTTGAATTGGTAAAGTACGTACCACCAAGAAGTTTTTTGGATACCGTTGTTGAGTTAATCAAGAACTTAGATTTGAGAAAAATAGCAATTGAAAAAGAAAGGATTTCTGCAAGCATTTTTGAAACTCTGAAAGATAAGCTCAACGACTGCGAGTTCGAGGATATATCATCCTTAGTTGTTGATGTTAGGTCTGTCAAAGATGAAGATGAAATAGAAAAGATAGAAGTTGCTGTAGAGATTGCTCAGGAAGCATTCAAAAAGATGTTGGAAATTGCGAAACCTGGTATCAAAGAAAAAGAACTCGCAGCTTATCTTGAATACCAAATGAAATTACTGGGAGCGGATGATATCGCATTTGATACTATTATCGCATCTGGTTACAGGGGAGCCCTTCCACACGGGCGCGCTTCTGATAAAAGTATTGAAAAAGGTGAGCCTGTTGTTGTTGATTGGGGAGCAAGGTATAAAGGCTACAACAGTGACCTAACACGTGTATTTTGTGTAGGAGAACCTTCTTCCAACGTCAAGGAAGTGCACAGGATAGTATTTGAAGCTCAACAGAAAGCACTGGATGCTATAAAAGCCGGCGTTACCGGAAAAGAAATAGATGCTATAGCAAGAAATTACATTCAAGAGGCTGGATACGGTGAATATTTCGGCCATGGTTTAGGTCACGGCCTAGGTCTTGAAGTACATGAAAATCCAGGGCTTAGTTTCAGATGGGACAAGCCCTTGCAACCTGGGCAGGTTGTTACAGTAGAACCGGGCATATACCTCGAAGGTGAATTTGGTATAAGGATTGAGGAAGACGTTGTAGTTAGAGAAAATGGCTGCGAAATATTAACCAGCCTTCCGAGGGAATTAATTATTATTTGA
- a CDS encoding DegV family protein, whose translation MIDSTTKLRDDFRPNIDIYTVPVRVFINDQEFDDTEEITDKILEALNRGEKVETSLPRVDLVEDLLGRLRKEYDVVYVLSISSLLSGTYNLFYTIANKYENVFVFDSKTVSIQNTYVLERMVNDISLGKKIEEDDIISYRDDSLFLISVFDVTQLQRSGRIGKVTSLIGKMMHIKPILTIARNGEVQLVQKAIGIKKVKDIIREKVQEFVEKARQKNRGIRVYGAVGTEEYKDFVYEVAQMYDVKPYFVDIGPAVTTHVGTEGFGILVGLDF comes from the coding sequence GTGATAGACAGCACTACAAAGTTAAGAGACGATTTTCGTCCAAACATTGATATATACACCGTGCCTGTCCGGGTCTTCATAAACGACCAAGAGTTTGATGACACAGAAGAGATAACGGATAAGATTCTTGAGGCGCTAAATAGGGGTGAAAAAGTAGAGACCTCTCTACCTCGTGTGGATCTTGTCGAGGATTTGCTGGGACGACTGCGAAAAGAATATGACGTTGTCTATGTTTTATCCATCTCCTCTTTACTCAGTGGAACGTATAACCTTTTTTACACAATAGCGAACAAATACGAGAACGTGTTCGTTTTCGATTCAAAGACCGTTAGTATTCAAAATACATACGTTTTAGAGAGGATGGTAAATGATATATCGCTTGGCAAAAAAATAGAAGAAGATGATATAATATCTTATAGAGATGATTCTCTCTTTCTGATTTCCGTTTTTGACGTAACACAGCTTCAAAGAAGTGGAAGGATTGGAAAAGTTACCTCGTTGATAGGTAAAATGATGCACATCAAACCTATACTTACTATAGCGCGAAATGGAGAAGTTCAATTAGTACAAAAGGCCATTGGCATCAAAAAGGTGAAAGACATTATCAGAGAAAAGGTTCAAGAGTTTGTTGAAAAGGCCAGGCAAAAAAATAGGGGAATAAGGGTTTATGGGGCAGTTGGAACGGAAGAATATAAGGATTTTGTGTACGAAGTAGCACAAATGTACGATGTTAAACCATACTTTGTTGATATAGGACCAGCTGTTACAACACATGTTGGGACAGAAGGATTTGGAATACTCGTAGGTTTGGATTTTTGA
- a CDS encoding DegV family protein: protein MKNIYLFDSSVDYQPGFDFGVPTDVFPLRVYVDGKEYIDKVTITDEQFYEFCLAGAKVSTSQPNPEMMRDKLKKCSKEFENVYVVTISQKLSGTYDTISSIVKDERLKNVTVLDSKSGSVKTTYVLQRVINAAENGIKVTQEIVDTFVKESLLVFSVSSLEYLERGGRIGHAKALLGKLLRIKPILTTNDEGYTASLGMERTHDGLINRMRELTKEFMAKVDNPIVIGGYGVVHMKEYLDKLLKGFNVHSVARIGPAIAAHVGPEVFGLVVGRGF, encoded by the coding sequence GTGAAAAATATTTACCTCTTTGACAGTTCTGTAGATTACCAGCCTGGCTTTGATTTCGGGGTCCCAACTGACGTATTTCCACTTCGTGTGTATGTGGACGGTAAGGAATATATCGATAAAGTTACTATTACTGACGAACAGTTCTATGAGTTTTGCCTCGCTGGGGCGAAGGTTTCGACCTCTCAACCGAATCCAGAAATGATGAGGGACAAGTTGAAAAAATGTTCTAAAGAATTCGAAAATGTTTACGTGGTCACTATCTCGCAAAAATTGAGTGGAACATATGATACCATCTCGTCTATTGTCAAAGATGAGAGACTGAAAAACGTGACTGTCCTTGACTCGAAGAGTGGTAGTGTAAAGACAACTTACGTGCTACAGCGCGTGATCAACGCCGCCGAAAATGGCATCAAAGTAACTCAGGAGATAGTTGATACATTTGTTAAGGAGAGTCTATTAGTTTTTTCCGTTTCCTCGCTTGAGTATCTCGAGCGTGGTGGAAGAATAGGTCATGCTAAAGCGTTGCTCGGAAAACTTTTAAGAATCAAACCTATACTCACAACGAACGACGAAGGTTATACAGCTTCACTCGGGATGGAACGAACCCATGACGGACTTATAAACCGAATGAGAGAGCTAACAAAAGAGTTCATGGCAAAAGTAGATAATCCGATAGTAATTGGTGGATACGGAGTTGTTCACATGAAAGAATATCTTGACAAACTTTTGAAAGGATTCAATGTTCACTCAGTGGCGCGAATTGGACCTGCAATAGCTGCTCATGTTGGGCCAGAAGTCTTCGGCCTAGTTGTTGGAAGGGGGTTTTGA